The Zingiber officinale cultivar Zhangliang chromosome 9A, Zo_v1.1, whole genome shotgun sequence genome window below encodes:
- the LOC122021590 gene encoding uncharacterized protein LOC122021590 — protein MEYERIHQPFFPQGGGGGGGGFSPKKLREKLLRVEKRRHEELEQESKASLRSEHTEVESGRASEAGSCKDVECSISMEFTGSHGRRDLAIGAWRIDSLESDGVATGFQFQKAERTPLPPHRLTTGTATLAPPFSKPAPSKWDDAQKWIARPTPNRGGNKGGGGVGGQAKKGGLAGYITRKVAAKVVLDEAETKRVAVSVSHAKKKVDSGAKPAVVFENPVVNADADPSRHDLSASARSTTTIFVTPGTAVRAVSMRDMGTEMTPAVSQEPSRTETPIRATSPSTGPPFPHRSTAQRTAPCSTTQTHSSAGNEEQSIQEMSEKEQRRKTRREIMVLGQQLGKTNIAAWAGKEDEEMMDASAVLAMSVPKDHPAESATEARAVAWEEAKKTKHLVRFKLEEIKIAAWEDRQKATIEAEMRKVEVEVERTRASSHERLMNQLAAVRHKAEAKRAAAEAKRDQQAVKNTRRADYIRRTGQIPSRFPCRSWYSLRRFLWSKDSIRSESNEKILK, from the exons ATGGAGTACGAACGCATCCACCAGCCGTTCTTTCCTCAG ggcggcggcggcggcggcggcggattcTCTCCGAAGAAGCTCCGGGAGAAGCTGCTTCGAGTGGAGAAGAGGAGACATGAAGAGTTGGAACAGGAATCGAAGGCGTCGTTGAGATCGGAGCATACGGAGGTCGAGAGCGGAA GGGCGAGCGAGGCGGGTAGTTGCAAGGATGTAGAGTGCTCCATTTCAATGGAGTTCACGGGCAGCCATGGGAGGAGAGATCTCGCCATCGGCGCATGGAGGATCGATTCTCTCGAATCAGACGGCGTGGCCACCGGATTCCAGTTCCAGAAGGCGGAGAGGACGCCGCTACCACCGCACCGGTTGACGACGGGTACGGCGACGCTAGCACCGCCATTTTCAAAGCCAGCGCCGTCGAAGTGGGACGATGCGCAGAAGTGGATTGCGAGGCCGACACCGAACCGAGGGGGAAACAAGGGCGGCGGTGGCGTCGGAGGGCAGGCTAAGAAAGGAGGCTTAGCTGGGTACATAACTCGAAAGGTGGCTGCTAAGGTCGTTTTGGACGAAGCAGAGACCAAGAGAGTGGCCGTGAGCGTGAGCCATGCGAAGAAAAAGGTGGATTCAGGAGCGAAGCCGGCGGTTGTTTTCGAGAATCCAGTGGTTAATGCAGATG CTGATCCAAGTCGGCACGATTTATCAGCATCTGCTCGGAGCACTACTACAATATTTGTGACGCCGGGAACTGCTGTCAGGGCTGTTTCCATGAGGGATATGGGCACAGAAATGACTCCTGCAGTAAGCCAAGAGCCTTCTCGAACGGAAACGCCCATTAGAGCAACTTCGCCGTCGACTGGTCCACCTTTCCCCCATCGATCGACAGCGCAAAGAACAGCTCCGTGTTCAACAACTCAGACACACTCATCTGCTGGCAACGAGGAACAGAGCATCCAGGAGATGTCGGAGAAGGAGCAACGAAGAAAAACAAGGAGGGAGATAATGGTGCTCGGCCAGCAATTGGGGAAGACGAACATAGCTGCATGGGCCGGCAAGGAAGACGAGGAAATGATGGATGCATCGGCGGTTTTGGCCATGTCGGTGCCGAAGGACCACCCTGCCGAAAGTGCAACTGAAGCTCGAGCAGTGGCATGGGAAGAAGCTAAGAAGACCAAGCATCTCGTTAG GTTTAAACTAGAAGAGATCAAAATCGCGGCATGGGAAGATCGTCAAAAAGCGACAATAGAAGCTGAAATGAGGAAAGTTGAG GTTGAGGTAGAGAGAACGAGGGCATCTTCGCACGAGAGGTTAATGAACCAGCTTGCTGCCGTGCGCCACAAAGCCGAAGCAAAGCGCGCTGCAGCAGAAGCCAAAAGAGACCAACAAGCTGTTAAAAATACTCGACGGGCTGACTATATCAGAAGAACTGGTCAGATTCCTTCTAGATTTCCTTGCCGGAGTTGGTATTCTTTGCGCAGATTTCTTTGGAGCAAAGATTCAATCCGCAGTGAGAGTAATGAGAAGATTTTAAAGTAG